Genomic segment of Kibdelosporangium phytohabitans:
GGACGGCAAGGACGCGTCGGCGGTCAACGACCTGCTGGGGCGTGGCATCGAGCTCAAGCGCCGGACCAACGGCTCCGTGGTCGTCCCGGCGTCGGCTCGCGTGGCCGCTCTGCAGGTGGCGGAACGGTACGGCGTGCGCTTCGGTCTCGCTCCCGCAGGCGAGGCGGGCGTGGTGCTGCGCCGGCCGACGCTGGCGGCTGCGGTCGGCAGCGACGAGCTGTTCGCCTTGCGCGACATGGGCTTCGAGGTTCGCCCGGTGTCCACGGCGACGTTGAACGACGGTTTCGACCTGTCCCGGGTGGACGTTCTGGTGGTGTCGTCCGGGCTGCGCTACGACCAGCTCAACGCGGCGGCGAAGGCAGCGGTGGACGCCTTCGCGGCGCGCGGTGGCGTGATCACCCGTGGTGCCACGGGATCCAAGTTCAACGCCGACGCCAAACTGCTGGAGGTGACAGCGGTCGCCGGACGCGGTGACGCGAACGGGACCGTCAACGTCACCAACGGGACCGGGCCCATCGGAGCCGACGCGCTGCCGCAGTCCTTTGTGTACTCACCGCAGTGGTTCACCGGGCTGGGCGCGGGCGTGACCGTGCAACAGCGGTACGCCACGGGCAACCCGTTGGCAGCGGGGCACTGGCGGGCCAACGAGGACGGATCCGGCGGTCCGGCTGCGGCCGGCGGTCAGGCCGTGGTGGTCTCGGGCACGGACGAACGTGGCGCCAAGGTGGTCATGTTCGGCACCGAACCGTTGTTCCGCGCACACCCCAAGGGGCTGTACGCACAGGTGGCCAACGCTGTTTACTGGTCTGCCACTAGAAATCCGGTGTGACACCGGTCAGTTCGGCAGTGACGTCCCAGAGCCGCCGCCCGAGCGTTTCGTTCGTGGCGGCGGCTCTCAGCCGTACTTTCACCGGTGGCCCGAACAGCTCCAGCGCCCACTTCGGACCGAAGAAGTCGCCGTTGCGCACGTCCGGCGCGGTCGCCGCGTACAACTGGGGCAGGGCACCGGCCGCTGCCGACGGCAGGACGCGGCGCATGCCCCAGTCCAGGATCTCGCCGGGGATGCTGCGGTCCCGCAGCCGGACGGAGTTGCCGACCAGGTTCGTGGCGGCCATCCCTGGGTGGCCGCCCGTGCTGACCAGGGTCAGGCCCGCGGCTTCGGCGCGGCGGCCCAGTTCGACCATGAAGATCAGGTTCGCCAGCTTGGACTGGCTGTAGCCGGTGGCGATCGAGTAGCGGCGGCGCTCGAAGTTCGGGTCGTCGAGGTCCAGTCCCTGGGCGCGGGCGGCCAGGCTGGTCACGGTGACCACCCGGCCGTTCTTGATCGCGGGCATCAGCAACCACGTCAACGCCGCGTGCCCCAGGTGGTTCACGCCGAACTGCGTTTCGAAACCGTCCGCGGTCCTGCTGAACGGCGTCCCCATCACGCCCGCGTTGTTCATCAGGATGTCGAGCTTGTCGCCGGTCAGTTCCCGCACCCGCGTCGCGGCTTTGCGAACGGAGGCGAGGTCGGCCAGGTCCAGTTCGACCAGTTCGGCGTTGCGCCCGACGGCGGCGACGGCCCCGCGGCCGCGTTCGGGGTCTCGGGACGCGACGAGCACCCGTGCCCCCATCCCGGCGAGGACCTTGGCACTGCGCAGGCCGAGGCCGGAATTGGCGCCGGTGACCAACGCGGTGCGGCCGGTCTGATCGGGGATGTCAGCCTCTGACCAGTGCGCCATCCGGC
This window contains:
- a CDS encoding oxidoreductase — its product is MAHWSEADIPDQTGRTALVTGANSGLGLRSAKVLAGMGARVLVASRDPERGRGAVAAVGRNAELVELDLADLASVRKAATRVRELTGDKLDILMNNAGVMGTPFSRTADGFETQFGVNHLGHAALTWLLMPAIKNGRVVTVTSLAARAQGLDLDDPNFERRRYSIATGYSQSKLANLIFMVELGRRAEAAGLTLVSTGGHPGMAATNLVGNSVRLRDRSIPGEILDWGMRRVLPSAAAGALPQLYAATAPDVRNGDFFGPKWALELFGPPVKVRLRAAATNETLGRRLWDVTAELTGVTPDF